From one Bos indicus x Bos taurus breed Angus x Brahman F1 hybrid chromosome 7, Bos_hybrid_MaternalHap_v2.0, whole genome shotgun sequence genomic stretch:
- the ZMAT2 gene encoding zinc finger matrin-type protein 2: MASGSGTKNLDFRRKWDKDEYEKLAEKRLTEEREKKDGKPVQPVKRELLRHRDYKVDLESKLGKTIVITKTTPQSEMGGYYCNVCDCVVKDSINFLDHINGKKHQRNLGMSMRVERSTLDQVKKRFEVNKKKMEEKQKDYDFEERMKELREEEEKAKAYKKEKQKEKKRRAEEDLTFEEDDEMAAVMGFSGFGSTKKSY; this comes from the exons ATGGCGTCAGGCAGTGGG acaAAAAACTTGGACTTTCGCCGAAAGTGGGACAAAGATGAATATGAGAAGCTCGCCGAGAAGAGGCTCacggaagagagagaaaagaaggatg GAAAACCAGTGCAGCCAGTTAAGCGAGAGCTTCTCCGGCATAGGGACTACAAGGTGGACCTGGAATCCAAACTCGGGAAGACAATTGTCATTACCAAGACCACCCCACAGTCTGAGATGGGAGG atACTACTGCAATGTCTGTGACTGTGTGGTGAAAGACTCCATTAACTTCCTGGATCACATTAATGGAAAGAAAC ATCAGCGAAACCTGGGCATGTCTATGCGTGTGGAACGTTCTACCTTGGATCAGGTGAAGAAACGTTTTGAAGTAAACAAGAAGAAGatggaagagaagcagaaggattATGATTTTGAGGAAAGGATGAAAGAACTCAGAGAAGAG GAGGAAAAGGCCAAAGCCTacaagaaagagaagcagaaggagaagaaaaggagggcTGAGGAGGACTTGACATTTGAGGAGGATGATGAAATGGCAGCTGTGATGGGCTTCTCTGGCTTTGGTTCCACCAAGAAGAGTTACTGA
- the HARS2 gene encoding probable histidine--tRNA ligase, mitochondrial isoform X1 gives MPQLGLLPGRAWTVLLGLLRPPPGALCIRAVRSHSQVAEALIASQLKPHQEKSNFTIKTPKGTRDLSPQQMVVREKILDVVVSCFKRHGAKGLDTPAFELKEILTEKYGEDSGLIYDLKDQGGELLSLRYDLTVPFARYLAMNKVKKMKRYHVGKVWRRESPTIVQGRYREFYQCDFDIAGQFDPMIPDAECLKIMCEILSGLHLGDFLIKVSDRRILDGIFAVCGVPESKFHAICSSVDKLDKISWKDVRHEMVVKKGLAPEVADRIGDYVQCHGGISLVEQMFQDPRLSQNKQALEGLGDLKLLFEYLTLFGVAEKVSFDLSLARGLDYYTGVIYEAVLLQTPVHAEEEPLNMGSVAAGGRYDGLVGMFDPRGHKVPCVGLSIGVERIFSIVEQRIKTFGEKIRTTETQVFVATPQKNFLQERLKLIAELWDAGIKAELMYKNNPKLLPQLHYCENMGIPLVVIIGEQELKEGVIKLRSVASREEVAIKRENLVAEIQKRLSES, from the exons ATGCCCCAGCTTGGACTCCTACCTGGGAGAGCCTGGACTGTGTTGCTTGGCCTGCTCCGGCCGCCGCCCGGTGCTCTGTGCATCAGGGCAGTCCGTTCTCACAGTCAG GTTGCAGAGGCACTGATTGCATCCCAACTGAAACCTCATCAAGAGAAGTCAAATTTTACTATCAAGACCCCAAAG GGTACCAGAGATCTTAGTCCCCAGCAGATGGTGGTGAGGGAGAAAATTCTTGATGTGGTTGTTAGCTGCTTTAAACGTCATGGAGCAAAGGGGTTGGATACCCCGGCATTTGAACTAAAG GAAATACTTACTGAGAAGTATGGAGAGGACTCTGGACTCATCTATGATCTGAAGGATCAGGGCGGAGAGCTGTTGTCATTGCGCTATGACCTTACT GTCCCTTTTGCTCGTTATCTGGCCATGAATAAAGTGAAGAAGATGAAACGCTATCATGTTGGAAAAGTGTGGCGGCGGGAGAGCCCAACCATAGTCCAAGGCCGCTACCGGGAGTTCTACCAGTGT gATTTTGACATTGCTGGTCAATTTGACCCTATGATCCCTGATGCAGAATGTTTGAAGATCATGTGTGAAATCCTTAGTGGATTGCACCTGGGGGATTTTCTCATTAAG GTCAGTGACCGACGGATTTTGGATGGGATATTTGCTGTCTGTGGTGTTCCTGAAAGCAAGTTCCATGCCATTTGCTCCTCGGTAGACAAACTAGATAAG ATATCTTGGAAAGATGTGAGACATGAGATGGTGGTAAAGAAAGGCCTGGCTCCTGAAGTGGCTGATCGAATTGGAGATTATGTCCAATGTCATG GTGGGATATCCTTGGTGGAGCAAATGTTCCAGGATCCCAGACTATCCCAGAACAAGCAGGCCCTAGAGGGGTTGGGAGACCTGAAGCTGCTGTTTGAATACCTGACTTTATTTGGAGTTGCTGAAAAG GTCTCCTTTGACCTGAGCTTGGCTCGAGGCCTGGACTACTATACAGGAGTGATCTATGAAGCAGTGCTGCTACAGACCCCAGTGCATGCTGAGGAGGAGCCCCTGAATATGGGCAGTGTGGCTGCTGGTGGTCGCTATGATGGGCTGGTGGGCATGTTTGACCCCAGAGGCCACAAGGTGCCATGTGTGGGGCTCAGCATTGGGGTAGAGCGAATCTTCTCCATTGTGGAGCAGAGGATAAAG ACTTTTGGTGAGAAGATACGGACCACAGAGACCCAAGTGTTTGTGGCCACACCACAGAAGAACTTTCTTCAAGAACGGTTGAAGCTAATTGCAGAGCTTTGGGATGCTGGGATCAAG GCAGAGCTGATGTATAAGAACAACCCTAAACTACTACCCCAACTGCACTACTGTGAGAACATGGGAATTCCACTGGTGGTCATTATTGGTGAGCAAGAACTGAAGGAAGGGGTCATCAAGCTCCGTTCAGTGGCCAGCAGGGAGGAG GTGGCCATTAAACGGGAAAATCTAGTGGCTGAAATTCAGAAACGACTGTCTGAATCTTGA
- the HARS2 gene encoding probable histidine--tRNA ligase, mitochondrial isoform X3, whose translation MVVREKILDVVVSCFKRHGAKGLDTPAFELKEILTEKYGEDSGLIYDLKDQGGELLSLRYDLTVPFARYLAMNKVKKMKRYHVGKVWRRESPTIVQGRYREFYQCDFDIAGQFDPMIPDAECLKIMCEILSGLHLGDFLIKVSDRRILDGIFAVCGVPESKFHAICSSVDKLDKISWKDVRHEMVVKKGLAPEVADRIGDYVQCHGGISLVEQMFQDPRLSQNKQALEGLGDLKLLFEYLTLFGVAEKVSFDLSLARGLDYYTGVIYEAVLLQTPVHAEEEPLNMGSVAAGGRYDGLVGMFDPRGHKVPCVGLSIGVERIFSIVEQRIKTFGEKIRTTETQVFVATPQKNFLQERLKLIAELWDAGIKAELMYKNNPKLLPQLHYCENMGIPLVVIIGEQELKEGVIKLRSVASREEVAIKRENLVAEIQKRLSES comes from the exons ATGGTGGTGAGGGAGAAAATTCTTGATGTGGTTGTTAGCTGCTTTAAACGTCATGGAGCAAAGGGGTTGGATACCCCGGCATTTGAACTAAAG GAAATACTTACTGAGAAGTATGGAGAGGACTCTGGACTCATCTATGATCTGAAGGATCAGGGCGGAGAGCTGTTGTCATTGCGCTATGACCTTACT GTCCCTTTTGCTCGTTATCTGGCCATGAATAAAGTGAAGAAGATGAAACGCTATCATGTTGGAAAAGTGTGGCGGCGGGAGAGCCCAACCATAGTCCAAGGCCGCTACCGGGAGTTCTACCAGTGT gATTTTGACATTGCTGGTCAATTTGACCCTATGATCCCTGATGCAGAATGTTTGAAGATCATGTGTGAAATCCTTAGTGGATTGCACCTGGGGGATTTTCTCATTAAG GTCAGTGACCGACGGATTTTGGATGGGATATTTGCTGTCTGTGGTGTTCCTGAAAGCAAGTTCCATGCCATTTGCTCCTCGGTAGACAAACTAGATAAG ATATCTTGGAAAGATGTGAGACATGAGATGGTGGTAAAGAAAGGCCTGGCTCCTGAAGTGGCTGATCGAATTGGAGATTATGTCCAATGTCATG GTGGGATATCCTTGGTGGAGCAAATGTTCCAGGATCCCAGACTATCCCAGAACAAGCAGGCCCTAGAGGGGTTGGGAGACCTGAAGCTGCTGTTTGAATACCTGACTTTATTTGGAGTTGCTGAAAAG GTCTCCTTTGACCTGAGCTTGGCTCGAGGCCTGGACTACTATACAGGAGTGATCTATGAAGCAGTGCTGCTACAGACCCCAGTGCATGCTGAGGAGGAGCCCCTGAATATGGGCAGTGTGGCTGCTGGTGGTCGCTATGATGGGCTGGTGGGCATGTTTGACCCCAGAGGCCACAAGGTGCCATGTGTGGGGCTCAGCATTGGGGTAGAGCGAATCTTCTCCATTGTGGAGCAGAGGATAAAG ACTTTTGGTGAGAAGATACGGACCACAGAGACCCAAGTGTTTGTGGCCACACCACAGAAGAACTTTCTTCAAGAACGGTTGAAGCTAATTGCAGAGCTTTGGGATGCTGGGATCAAG GCAGAGCTGATGTATAAGAACAACCCTAAACTACTACCCCAACTGCACTACTGTGAGAACATGGGAATTCCACTGGTGGTCATTATTGGTGAGCAAGAACTGAAGGAAGGGGTCATCAAGCTCCGTTCAGTGGCCAGCAGGGAGGAG GTGGCCATTAAACGGGAAAATCTAGTGGCTGAAATTCAGAAACGACTGTCTGAATCTTGA
- the HARS2 gene encoding probable histidine--tRNA ligase, mitochondrial isoform X2, which produces MPQLGLLPGRAWTVLLGLLRPPPGALCIRAVRSHSQVAEALIASQLKPHQEKSNFTIKTPKGTRDLSPQQMVVREKILDVVVSCFKRHGAKGLDTPAFELKEILTEKYGEDSGLIYDLKDQGGELLSLRYDLTVPFARYLAMNKVKKMKRYHVGKVWRRESPTIVQGRYREFYQCDFDIAGQFDPMIPDAECLKIMCEILSGLHLGDFLIKVSDRRILDGIFAVCGVPESKFHAICSSVDKLDKISWKDVRHEMVVKKGLAPEVADRIGDYVQCHGGISLVEQMFQDPRLSQNKQALEGLGDLKLLFEYLTLFGVAEKVSFDLSLARGLDYYTGVIYEAVLLQTPVHAEEEPLNMGSVAAGGRYDGLVGMFDPRGHKVPCVGLSIGVERIFSIVEQRIKTFGEKIRTTETQVFVATPQKNFLQERLKLIAELWDAGIKAELMYKNNPKLLPQLHYCENMGIPLVVIIGGH; this is translated from the exons ATGCCCCAGCTTGGACTCCTACCTGGGAGAGCCTGGACTGTGTTGCTTGGCCTGCTCCGGCCGCCGCCCGGTGCTCTGTGCATCAGGGCAGTCCGTTCTCACAGTCAG GTTGCAGAGGCACTGATTGCATCCCAACTGAAACCTCATCAAGAGAAGTCAAATTTTACTATCAAGACCCCAAAG GGTACCAGAGATCTTAGTCCCCAGCAGATGGTGGTGAGGGAGAAAATTCTTGATGTGGTTGTTAGCTGCTTTAAACGTCATGGAGCAAAGGGGTTGGATACCCCGGCATTTGAACTAAAG GAAATACTTACTGAGAAGTATGGAGAGGACTCTGGACTCATCTATGATCTGAAGGATCAGGGCGGAGAGCTGTTGTCATTGCGCTATGACCTTACT GTCCCTTTTGCTCGTTATCTGGCCATGAATAAAGTGAAGAAGATGAAACGCTATCATGTTGGAAAAGTGTGGCGGCGGGAGAGCCCAACCATAGTCCAAGGCCGCTACCGGGAGTTCTACCAGTGT gATTTTGACATTGCTGGTCAATTTGACCCTATGATCCCTGATGCAGAATGTTTGAAGATCATGTGTGAAATCCTTAGTGGATTGCACCTGGGGGATTTTCTCATTAAG GTCAGTGACCGACGGATTTTGGATGGGATATTTGCTGTCTGTGGTGTTCCTGAAAGCAAGTTCCATGCCATTTGCTCCTCGGTAGACAAACTAGATAAG ATATCTTGGAAAGATGTGAGACATGAGATGGTGGTAAAGAAAGGCCTGGCTCCTGAAGTGGCTGATCGAATTGGAGATTATGTCCAATGTCATG GTGGGATATCCTTGGTGGAGCAAATGTTCCAGGATCCCAGACTATCCCAGAACAAGCAGGCCCTAGAGGGGTTGGGAGACCTGAAGCTGCTGTTTGAATACCTGACTTTATTTGGAGTTGCTGAAAAG GTCTCCTTTGACCTGAGCTTGGCTCGAGGCCTGGACTACTATACAGGAGTGATCTATGAAGCAGTGCTGCTACAGACCCCAGTGCATGCTGAGGAGGAGCCCCTGAATATGGGCAGTGTGGCTGCTGGTGGTCGCTATGATGGGCTGGTGGGCATGTTTGACCCCAGAGGCCACAAGGTGCCATGTGTGGGGCTCAGCATTGGGGTAGAGCGAATCTTCTCCATTGTGGAGCAGAGGATAAAG ACTTTTGGTGAGAAGATACGGACCACAGAGACCCAAGTGTTTGTGGCCACACCACAGAAGAACTTTCTTCAAGAACGGTTGAAGCTAATTGCAGAGCTTTGGGATGCTGGGATCAAG GCAGAGCTGATGTATAAGAACAACCCTAAACTACTACCCCAACTGCACTACTGTGAGAACATGGGAATTCCACTGGTGGTCATTATTG GTGGCCATTAA